A genomic stretch from Schistosoma haematobium chromosome 2, whole genome shotgun sequence includes:
- a CDS encoding hypothetical protein (EggNog:ENOG410WH0K~COG:U): protein MESVSVKSRTYSSRDNQQPLSASSSFLPNSNQSKQLAVKSQNSSQFEDDSMRKEETVDEMMERYRRQTKVVSPDKSIFNHISNSQYSHHGKQIPSTSNSNKIVNNNTVVSVENINNSDKNFSSIASLQSSSSSASSSSSYSLSPVCSQSRKSIPHLFNLALNGLQEIFSNSTLNIIAFNTIQKLKSTWQMTCDNQLLLQQSQDITGVFNENQIFFSLLNSMLAGLYGTQQNSTIINILIETRNILLELNNLLGSFSNSDYSTMNDKSTNNNNNNTETNFNQNYWLFNLNDKTLSCSLTKCLISSLRQYLRQHQIYRIQLKKNYEQLNKLKTNLELTVNWLQQSIHLQQEYITNRNLLEFINQHRNLFIEFDQEFTSDELSCDPKLRVEIVQKLVTQLINKMKTKWRESYLNDCFTSTHLSSLLHRSDVPQSSMNILWDSSITNDNNVESVIIQLERLVMDEIYPFVIWINNPSVEKERDELFHRELTFLQNTVTPTELRISNAYHIVLPLKSVQNELLLLDCYH, encoded by the exons ATGGAGTCCGTTTCTGTGAAATCAAGAACTTATTCATCACGTGATAATCAACAGCCTTTAAGTGCATCATCTTCCTTTTTGCCAAATTCTAATCAGTCGAAGCAGCTAGCTGTTAAATCACAAAATTCAAGTCAATTTGAAGATGACAGTATGAGAAAAG AAGAAACTGTCGATGAAATGATGGAACGTTATCGTAGACAAACAAAAGTTGTTTCACCAGACAAATCAATTTTCAATCATATTTCTAATTCTCAGTATTCTCATCATGGCAAACAAATTCCTAGTACTTCAAATTCCAACAAAATAGTCAACAATAATACTGTTGTTAGtgttgaaaatataaataattcggACAAAAATTTCTCTTCTATCGCTTCATTGCAATCATCATCTTCGTCTgcttcgtcatcatcatcatattcatTATCTCCTGTTTGTTCACAATCACGTAAATCAATTCCTCATTTGTTCAATTTAGCCTTAAATGGTCTACAAGAGATATTCTCTAACTCAACATTAAATATTATCGCTTTTAATACTATACAAAAACTTAAGTCAACATGGCAAATGACATGTGATAATCAATTGTTGCTTCAACAATCACAAGATATAACTGGTGTATTTAATGAGAACCAAATATTTTTTTCCTTGTTAAATTCAATGCTAGCTGGATTATATGGTACACAG CAAAATTCAACAATAATTAACATTCTAATTGAAACAAGAAATATTTTATTAGAATTAAACAATCTATTAGGAAGTTTTTCAAATTCTGATTATTCAACAATGAATGATAAatctacaaataataataacaataatacagaaactaatttcaatcaaaattattGGCTATTCAACTTGAATGATAAAACATTATCATGTTCATTAACTAAATGTTTAATCTCTAGTCTTCGTCAATATCTTAGACAACATCAAATTTATAGAATtcaattgaaaaaaaattatgaacaattaaataaacttaaaacaaatTTAGAATTAACTGTAAATTG GTTGCAACAATCTATACACCTTCAACAAGAATATATTACAAATAGAAATTTGTTGGAATTTATTAATCAACATAGAAACTTATTCATAGAATTTGATCAAGAATTCACTAGTGACGAATTGTCCTGTGATCCAAAATTACGTGTTGAAATTGTACAAAAACTTGTTAcacaattaattaataaaatgaaaactaaaTGGCGTGAATCTTATCTGAATGATTGTTTCACTTCAACgcatttatcatcattattacatAGATCTGATGTACCTCAATCATCAATGAATATTTTGTGGGATAGTTCAAttacaaatgataataatgtagAAAGTGTAATTATACAGTTAGAAAGACTTGTTATGGATGAAATTTATCCGTTTGTAATATGGATTAATAATCCCAGCGTAGAGAAGGAACGTGATGA ATTGTTTCATCGAGAGTTAACATTTTTACAAAATACAGTAACACCAACAGAATTACGAATATCAAATGCATATCATATTGTTTTACCATTAAAATCTGTACAAAATGAACTACTATTGTTAGATTGTTATCAT